One Tamandua tetradactyla isolate mTamTet1 chromosome 20, mTamTet1.pri, whole genome shotgun sequence DNA segment encodes these proteins:
- the MATR3 gene encoding matrin-3 isoform X4 — protein MLGAQWRRNQPPRAAEEWSQHINGASHSRRCQLLLEIYPEWNPDNDTGHTMGDPFMLQQSTNPAPGILGPPPPSFHLGGPAVGPRGNLGAGNGNLQGPRHMQKGRVETSRVVHIMDFQRGKNLRYQLLQLVEPFGVISNHLILNKINEAFIEMATTEDAQAAVDYYTTTPALVFGKPVRVHLSQKYKRIKKPEGKPDQKFDQKQELGRVIHLSNLPHSGYSDSAVLKLAEPYGKIKNYILMRMKSQAFIEMETREDAMAMVDHCLKKALWFQGRCVKVDLSEKYKKLVLRIPNRGIDLLKKDKSRKRSYSPDGKESPSDKKSKTDGSQKTESTGEGKEQEEKSGEDGEKDIKDDQTEQEPNMLLESEDELLVDEEEAAALLESGSSVGDETDLANLGDVASEGKKESSDKAVKKDANASSSAAAKKKFKKRRFPGSMEGFVTLDEVGDEEDSELQKLRKSGMAFKSGDKNDDGLVEIKVDKMEELDQENEAALENGIKNEENTEPGAESAESADDPNKDTSENADGQSDENKEDYTIPDEYRIGPYQPNVPVGIDYVIPKTGFYCKLCSLFYTNEEVAKNTHCSSLPHYQKLKKFLNKLAEERRQKKEA, from the exons ATGTTAGGAGCCCAGTGGCGGCGCAACCAGCCTCCTCGGGCGGCCGAG GAGTGGAGTCAACATATCAATGGAGCAAGTCACAGTCGTCGATGCCAGCTTCTTCTTGAAAT CTACCCAGAATGGAATCCTGACAATGATACAGGACACACaat GGGAGATCCATTCATGTTGCAGCAGTCTACAAACCCAGCACCAGGAATTCTGGGACCTCCACCTCCCTCATTTCATCTTGGGGGACCAGCAGTTGGACCAAGAGGAAATCTGG GTGCTGGAAATGGAAACCTGCAAGGACCAAGACACATGCAAAAAGGCAGAGTG GAAACTAGCAGAGTTGTTCACATCATGGATTTTCAACGAGGGAAAAACCTGAGGTACCAACTGTTACAGCTGGTGGAACCATTTGGAGTTATTTCAAATCATCTGATTTTAAATAAGATTAATGAG GCATTTATTGAAATGGCAACCACAGAAGATGCTCAGGCTGCAGTTGATTATTATACAACCACACCAGCGTTAGTATTTGGCAAGCCAGTGAGAGTTCATTTGTCCCAGAAGTATAAAAGAATAAAG aaacctgaAGGGAAGCCAGATCAGAAGTTTGATCAAAAGCAGGAGCTTGGACGTGTGATACATCTCAGCAATTTACCCCATTCTGGCTATTCTGACAGTGCTGTCCTCAAACTTGCCGAGCCCTAtgggaaaataaagaattatatactgaTGAGGATGAAAAGTCAG GCCTTTATTGAGATGGAGACCAGAGAAGATGCAATGGCAATGGTTGATCATTGTTTGAAAAAGGCCCTTTGGTTTCAGGGGAGATGTGTGAAGGTTGATTTGTCTGAGAAATATAAAAAACTGGTACTGAGG ATTCCCAACAGAGGCATTGACTTACTGAAAAAAGATAAATCTCG AAAAAGATCTTACTCTCCAGATGGCAAAGAATCTCCAAGTGATAAAAAATCCAAAACTGATGGTTCCCAGAAGACTGAAAGTACAGGTGAAGGTAAAGAACAAGAGGAGAAGTCAGgtgaagatggagaaaaagacataaaagatgaCCAGACAGAACAGGAACCTAACATGCTTCTTGAATCTGAAGATGAGCTACTTGTAGATGAAGAAGAAGCCGCAGCACTGCTAGAAAGTGGGAGTTCTGTGGGAGATGAGACCGATCTTGCGAATTTAGGTGATGTGGCTTCTGAAGGGAAAAAGGAGTCTTCAGACAAAGCTGTGAAAAAAGATGCAAATGCAAGTTCTTCAGCTGCAGcgaagaaaaagtttaaaaag CGTCGTTTCCCAGGGAGTATGGAAGGTTTTGTCACTCTAGATGAGGTTGGTGATGAGGAAGATTCGGAGCTTCAGAAACTTCGTAAATCGGGCATGGCATTTAAATCTGGTGACAAAAATGATGATGGTTTGGTTGAAATTAAGGTGGACAAGATGGAGGAACTTGACCAAGAAAACGAAGCAGCGTtggaaaatggaattaaaaatgaggaaaatacagAACCGGGAGCTGAATCTGCTGAGAGTGCTGATGATCCCAACAAAGATACAAGTGAGAATGCAGATGGCCAAAGTGATGAAAACAAGGAGGACTATACAATTCCAGATGAGTATAGAATTGGACCATATCAGCCCAATGTTCCCGTTG GTATAGACTATGTGATACCTAAAACAGGTTTTTACTGTAAGCTGTGTTCACTCTTTTATACAAATGAAGAAGTTGCAAAGAATACTCATTGCAGCAGCCTTCCTCATTATCAGAAATTGAAG aaatttctGAATAAATTGGCAGAAGAACGCAGGCAGAAGAAGGAAGCTTAA
- the MATR3 gene encoding matrin-3 isoform X1 encodes MSKSFQQSSLGRDSQGHGRDLSAAGIGLLAAATQSLSMPASLGRMNQGTARLASLMNLGMSSSLNQQGAHSALSSASTSSHNLQSIFNIGSRGPLPLSSQHRGDADQASNILASFGLSARDLDELSRYPEDKITPENLPQILLQLKRRRTEEGPTLSYGRDGRSATRDPPYRVPRDDWEEKRHFRRDSFDDRGPSLNPVLDYDHGSRSQESGYYDRMDYEDDRLRDGERCRDDSFFGETSHNYHKFDSEYERMGRGPGPLQERSLFEKKRGAPPSSNIEDFHGLLPKGYPHLCSICDLPVHSNKEWSQHINGASHSRRCQLLLEIYPEWNPDNDTGHTMGDPFMLQQSTNPAPGILGPPPPSFHLGGPAVGPRGNLGAGNGNLQGPRHMQKGRVETSRVVHIMDFQRGKNLRYQLLQLVEPFGVISNHLILNKINEAFIEMATTEDAQAAVDYYTTTPALVFGKPVRVHLSQKYKRIKKPEGKPDQKFDQKQELGRVIHLSNLPHSGYSDSAVLKLAEPYGKIKNYILMRMKSQAFIEMETREDAMAMVDHCLKKALWFQGRCVKVDLSEKYKKLVLRIPNRGIDLLKKDKSRKRSYSPDGKESPSDKKSKTDGSQKTESTGEGKEQEEKSGEDGEKDIKDDQTEQEPNMLLESEDELLVDEEEAAALLESGSSVGDETDLANLGDVASEGKKESSDKAVKKDANASSSAAAKKKFKKRRFPGSMEGFVTLDEVGDEEDSELQKLRKSGMAFKSGDKNDDGLVEIKVDKMEELDQENEAALENGIKNEENTEPGAESAESADDPNKDTSENADGQSDENKEDYTIPDEYRIGPYQPNVPVGIDYVIPKTGFYCKLCSLFYTNEEVAKNTHCSSLPHYQKLKKFLNKLAEERRQKKEA; translated from the exons ATGTCCAAGTCATTCCAGCAGTCATCTCTCGGTAGGGACTCGCAGGGTCATGGGCGTGACCTGTCTGCAGCAGGAATAGGCCTTCTTGCTGCTGCTACCCAGTCTTTAAGTATGCCAGCATCTCTTGGAAGGATGAACCAGGGTACTGCACGCCTTGCTAGCTTAATGAATCTTGGAATGAGTTCTTCATTGAATCAACAAGGAGCTCATAGTGCACTGTCTTCTGCTAGTACTTCTTCCCATAATTTGCAGTCTATATTTAACATTGGAAGTAGAGGTCCACTCCCTTTGTCTTCTCAACACCGTGGAGATGCAGACCAGGCCAGTAACATTTTGGCCAGCTTTGGTCTGTCTGCTAGAGACTTAGATGAACTGAGTCGTTATCCAGAGGACAAGATTACTCCTGAGAATTTGCCCCAAATCCTTCTACAGCTTAAAAGGAGGAGAACTGAAGAAGGCCCTACATTGAGTTATGGTAGAGATGGCAGATCTGCTACACGGGATCCACCATACAGAGTACCTAGGGATGATTGGGAAGAAAAAAGGCACTTTAGAAGAGATAGTTTTGATGATCGTGGTCCTAGTCTCAACCCAGTGCTTGATTATGACCATGGAAGTCGTTCTCAAGAATCTGGTTATTATGACAGAATGGATTATGAAGATGACAGATTAAGAGATGGAGAAAGGTGTAGGGATGATTCTTTTTTTGGTGAGACCTCGCATAACTATCATAAATTTGATAGTGAGTATGAGAGAATGGGACGTGGTCCTGGCCCCTTACAAGAGAGATCTCTCTTTGAGAAAAAGAGAGGCGCTCCTCCAAGTAGCAATATTGAAGACTTCCATGGACTCTTACCGAAGGGTTATCCCCATCTGTGCTCTATATGTGATTTGCCAGTTCATTCTAATAAG GAGTGGAGTCAACATATCAATGGAGCAAGTCACAGTCGTCGATGCCAGCTTCTTCTTGAAAT CTACCCAGAATGGAATCCTGACAATGATACAGGACACACaat GGGAGATCCATTCATGTTGCAGCAGTCTACAAACCCAGCACCAGGAATTCTGGGACCTCCACCTCCCTCATTTCATCTTGGGGGACCAGCAGTTGGACCAAGAGGAAATCTGG GTGCTGGAAATGGAAACCTGCAAGGACCAAGACACATGCAAAAAGGCAGAGTG GAAACTAGCAGAGTTGTTCACATCATGGATTTTCAACGAGGGAAAAACCTGAGGTACCAACTGTTACAGCTGGTGGAACCATTTGGAGTTATTTCAAATCATCTGATTTTAAATAAGATTAATGAG GCATTTATTGAAATGGCAACCACAGAAGATGCTCAGGCTGCAGTTGATTATTATACAACCACACCAGCGTTAGTATTTGGCAAGCCAGTGAGAGTTCATTTGTCCCAGAAGTATAAAAGAATAAAG aaacctgaAGGGAAGCCAGATCAGAAGTTTGATCAAAAGCAGGAGCTTGGACGTGTGATACATCTCAGCAATTTACCCCATTCTGGCTATTCTGACAGTGCTGTCCTCAAACTTGCCGAGCCCTAtgggaaaataaagaattatatactgaTGAGGATGAAAAGTCAG GCCTTTATTGAGATGGAGACCAGAGAAGATGCAATGGCAATGGTTGATCATTGTTTGAAAAAGGCCCTTTGGTTTCAGGGGAGATGTGTGAAGGTTGATTTGTCTGAGAAATATAAAAAACTGGTACTGAGG ATTCCCAACAGAGGCATTGACTTACTGAAAAAAGATAAATCTCG AAAAAGATCTTACTCTCCAGATGGCAAAGAATCTCCAAGTGATAAAAAATCCAAAACTGATGGTTCCCAGAAGACTGAAAGTACAGGTGAAGGTAAAGAACAAGAGGAGAAGTCAGgtgaagatggagaaaaagacataaaagatgaCCAGACAGAACAGGAACCTAACATGCTTCTTGAATCTGAAGATGAGCTACTTGTAGATGAAGAAGAAGCCGCAGCACTGCTAGAAAGTGGGAGTTCTGTGGGAGATGAGACCGATCTTGCGAATTTAGGTGATGTGGCTTCTGAAGGGAAAAAGGAGTCTTCAGACAAAGCTGTGAAAAAAGATGCAAATGCAAGTTCTTCAGCTGCAGcgaagaaaaagtttaaaaag CGTCGTTTCCCAGGGAGTATGGAAGGTTTTGTCACTCTAGATGAGGTTGGTGATGAGGAAGATTCGGAGCTTCAGAAACTTCGTAAATCGGGCATGGCATTTAAATCTGGTGACAAAAATGATGATGGTTTGGTTGAAATTAAGGTGGACAAGATGGAGGAACTTGACCAAGAAAACGAAGCAGCGTtggaaaatggaattaaaaatgaggaaaatacagAACCGGGAGCTGAATCTGCTGAGAGTGCTGATGATCCCAACAAAGATACAAGTGAGAATGCAGATGGCCAAAGTGATGAAAACAAGGAGGACTATACAATTCCAGATGAGTATAGAATTGGACCATATCAGCCCAATGTTCCCGTTG GTATAGACTATGTGATACCTAAAACAGGTTTTTACTGTAAGCTGTGTTCACTCTTTTATACAAATGAAGAAGTTGCAAAGAATACTCATTGCAGCAGCCTTCCTCATTATCAGAAATTGAAG aaatttctGAATAAATTGGCAGAAGAACGCAGGCAGAAGAAGGAAGCTTAA
- the MATR3 gene encoding matrin-3 isoform X3 — MSKSFQQSSLGRDSQGHGRDLSAAGIGLLAAATQSLSMPASLGRMNQGTARLASLMNLGMSSSLNQQGAHSALSSASTSSHNLQSIFNIGSRGPLPLSSQHRGDADQASNILASFGLSARDLDELSRYPEDKITPENLPQILLQLKRRRTEEGPTLSYGRDGRSATRDPPYRVPRDDWEEKRHFRRDSFDDRGPSLNPVLDYDHGSRSQESGYYDRMDYEDDRLRDGERCRDDSFFGETSHNYHKFDSEYERMGRGPGPLQERSLFEKKRGAPPSSNIEDFHGLLPKGYPHLCSICDLPVHSNKEWSQHINGASHSRRCQLLLEIYPEWNPDNDTGHTMGDPFMLQQSTNPAPGILGPPPPSFHLGGPAVGPRGNLGAGNGNLQGPRHMQKGRVETSRVVHIMDFQRGKNLRYQLLQLVEPFGVISNHLILNKINEAFIEMATTEDAQAAVDYYTTTPALVFGKPVRVHLSQKYKRIKKPEGKPDQKFDQKQELGRVIHLSNLPHSGYSDSAVLKLAEPYGKIKNYILMRMKSQAFIEMETREDAMAMVDHCLKKALWFQGRCVKVDLSEKYKKLVLRIPNRGIDLLKKDKSRKRSYSPDGKESPSDKKSKTDGSQKTESTGEGKEQEEKSGEDGEKDIKDDQTEQEPNMLLESEDELLVDEEEAAALLESGSSVGDETDLANLGDVASEGKKESSDKAVKKDANASSSAAAKKKFKKRRFPGSMEGFVTLDEVGDEEDSELQKLRKSGMAFKSGDKNDDGLVEIKVDKMEELDQENEAALENGIKNEENTEPGAESAESADDPNKDTSENADGQSDENKEDYTIPDEYRIGPYQPNVPVEISE, encoded by the exons ATGTCCAAGTCATTCCAGCAGTCATCTCTCGGTAGGGACTCGCAGGGTCATGGGCGTGACCTGTCTGCAGCAGGAATAGGCCTTCTTGCTGCTGCTACCCAGTCTTTAAGTATGCCAGCATCTCTTGGAAGGATGAACCAGGGTACTGCACGCCTTGCTAGCTTAATGAATCTTGGAATGAGTTCTTCATTGAATCAACAAGGAGCTCATAGTGCACTGTCTTCTGCTAGTACTTCTTCCCATAATTTGCAGTCTATATTTAACATTGGAAGTAGAGGTCCACTCCCTTTGTCTTCTCAACACCGTGGAGATGCAGACCAGGCCAGTAACATTTTGGCCAGCTTTGGTCTGTCTGCTAGAGACTTAGATGAACTGAGTCGTTATCCAGAGGACAAGATTACTCCTGAGAATTTGCCCCAAATCCTTCTACAGCTTAAAAGGAGGAGAACTGAAGAAGGCCCTACATTGAGTTATGGTAGAGATGGCAGATCTGCTACACGGGATCCACCATACAGAGTACCTAGGGATGATTGGGAAGAAAAAAGGCACTTTAGAAGAGATAGTTTTGATGATCGTGGTCCTAGTCTCAACCCAGTGCTTGATTATGACCATGGAAGTCGTTCTCAAGAATCTGGTTATTATGACAGAATGGATTATGAAGATGACAGATTAAGAGATGGAGAAAGGTGTAGGGATGATTCTTTTTTTGGTGAGACCTCGCATAACTATCATAAATTTGATAGTGAGTATGAGAGAATGGGACGTGGTCCTGGCCCCTTACAAGAGAGATCTCTCTTTGAGAAAAAGAGAGGCGCTCCTCCAAGTAGCAATATTGAAGACTTCCATGGACTCTTACCGAAGGGTTATCCCCATCTGTGCTCTATATGTGATTTGCCAGTTCATTCTAATAAG GAGTGGAGTCAACATATCAATGGAGCAAGTCACAGTCGTCGATGCCAGCTTCTTCTTGAAAT CTACCCAGAATGGAATCCTGACAATGATACAGGACACACaat GGGAGATCCATTCATGTTGCAGCAGTCTACAAACCCAGCACCAGGAATTCTGGGACCTCCACCTCCCTCATTTCATCTTGGGGGACCAGCAGTTGGACCAAGAGGAAATCTGG GTGCTGGAAATGGAAACCTGCAAGGACCAAGACACATGCAAAAAGGCAGAGTG GAAACTAGCAGAGTTGTTCACATCATGGATTTTCAACGAGGGAAAAACCTGAGGTACCAACTGTTACAGCTGGTGGAACCATTTGGAGTTATTTCAAATCATCTGATTTTAAATAAGATTAATGAG GCATTTATTGAAATGGCAACCACAGAAGATGCTCAGGCTGCAGTTGATTATTATACAACCACACCAGCGTTAGTATTTGGCAAGCCAGTGAGAGTTCATTTGTCCCAGAAGTATAAAAGAATAAAG aaacctgaAGGGAAGCCAGATCAGAAGTTTGATCAAAAGCAGGAGCTTGGACGTGTGATACATCTCAGCAATTTACCCCATTCTGGCTATTCTGACAGTGCTGTCCTCAAACTTGCCGAGCCCTAtgggaaaataaagaattatatactgaTGAGGATGAAAAGTCAG GCCTTTATTGAGATGGAGACCAGAGAAGATGCAATGGCAATGGTTGATCATTGTTTGAAAAAGGCCCTTTGGTTTCAGGGGAGATGTGTGAAGGTTGATTTGTCTGAGAAATATAAAAAACTGGTACTGAGG ATTCCCAACAGAGGCATTGACTTACTGAAAAAAGATAAATCTCG AAAAAGATCTTACTCTCCAGATGGCAAAGAATCTCCAAGTGATAAAAAATCCAAAACTGATGGTTCCCAGAAGACTGAAAGTACAGGTGAAGGTAAAGAACAAGAGGAGAAGTCAGgtgaagatggagaaaaagacataaaagatgaCCAGACAGAACAGGAACCTAACATGCTTCTTGAATCTGAAGATGAGCTACTTGTAGATGAAGAAGAAGCCGCAGCACTGCTAGAAAGTGGGAGTTCTGTGGGAGATGAGACCGATCTTGCGAATTTAGGTGATGTGGCTTCTGAAGGGAAAAAGGAGTCTTCAGACAAAGCTGTGAAAAAAGATGCAAATGCAAGTTCTTCAGCTGCAGcgaagaaaaagtttaaaaag CGTCGTTTCCCAGGGAGTATGGAAGGTTTTGTCACTCTAGATGAGGTTGGTGATGAGGAAGATTCGGAGCTTCAGAAACTTCGTAAATCGGGCATGGCATTTAAATCTGGTGACAAAAATGATGATGGTTTGGTTGAAATTAAGGTGGACAAGATGGAGGAACTTGACCAAGAAAACGAAGCAGCGTtggaaaatggaattaaaaatgaggaaaatacagAACCGGGAGCTGAATCTGCTGAGAGTGCTGATGATCCCAACAAAGATACAAGTGAGAATGCAGATGGCCAAAGTGATGAAAACAAGGAGGACTATACAATTCCAGATGAGTATAGAATTGGACCATATCAGCCCAATGTTCCCGTTG aaatttctGAATAA
- the MATR3 gene encoding matrin-3 isoform X2, which translates to MSKSFQQSSLGRDSQGHGRDLSAAGIGLLAAATQSLSMPASLGRMNQGTARLASLMNLGMSSSLNQQGAHSALSSASTSSHNLQSIFNIGSRGPLPLSSQHRGDADQASNILASFGLSARDLDELSRYPEDKITPENLPQILLQLKRRRTEEGPTLSYGRDGRSATRDPPYRVPRDDWEEKRHFRRDSFDDRGPSLNPVLDYDHGSRSQESGYYDRMDYEDDRLRDGERCRDDSFFGETSHNYHKFDSEYERMGRGPGPLQERSLFEKKRGAPPSSNIEDFHGLLPKGYPHLCSICDLPVHSNKEWSQHINGASHSRRCQLLLEIYPEWNPDNDTGHTMGDPFMLQQSTNPAPGILGPPPPSFHLGGPAVGPRGNLGAGNGNLQGPRHMQKGRVETSRVVHIMDFQRGKNLRYQLLQLVEPFGVISNHLILNKINEAFIEMATTEDAQAAVDYYTTTPALVFGKPVRVHLSQKYKRIKKPEGKPDQKFDQKQELGRVIHLSNLPHSGYSDSAVLKLAEPYGKIKNYILMRMKSQAFIEMETREDAMAMVDHCLKKALWFQGRCVKVDLSEKYKKLVLRIPNRGIDLLKKDKSRKRSYSPDGKESPSDKKSKTDGSQKTESTGEGKEQEEKSGEDGEKDIKDDQTEQEPNMLLESEDELLVDEEEAAALLESGSSVGDETDLANLGDVASEGKKESSDKAVKKDANASSSAAAKKKFKKVDKMEELDQENEAALENGIKNEENTEPGAESAESADDPNKDTSENADGQSDENKEDYTIPDEYRIGPYQPNVPVGIDYVIPKTGFYCKLCSLFYTNEEVAKNTHCSSLPHYQKLKKFLNKLAEERRQKKEA; encoded by the exons ATGTCCAAGTCATTCCAGCAGTCATCTCTCGGTAGGGACTCGCAGGGTCATGGGCGTGACCTGTCTGCAGCAGGAATAGGCCTTCTTGCTGCTGCTACCCAGTCTTTAAGTATGCCAGCATCTCTTGGAAGGATGAACCAGGGTACTGCACGCCTTGCTAGCTTAATGAATCTTGGAATGAGTTCTTCATTGAATCAACAAGGAGCTCATAGTGCACTGTCTTCTGCTAGTACTTCTTCCCATAATTTGCAGTCTATATTTAACATTGGAAGTAGAGGTCCACTCCCTTTGTCTTCTCAACACCGTGGAGATGCAGACCAGGCCAGTAACATTTTGGCCAGCTTTGGTCTGTCTGCTAGAGACTTAGATGAACTGAGTCGTTATCCAGAGGACAAGATTACTCCTGAGAATTTGCCCCAAATCCTTCTACAGCTTAAAAGGAGGAGAACTGAAGAAGGCCCTACATTGAGTTATGGTAGAGATGGCAGATCTGCTACACGGGATCCACCATACAGAGTACCTAGGGATGATTGGGAAGAAAAAAGGCACTTTAGAAGAGATAGTTTTGATGATCGTGGTCCTAGTCTCAACCCAGTGCTTGATTATGACCATGGAAGTCGTTCTCAAGAATCTGGTTATTATGACAGAATGGATTATGAAGATGACAGATTAAGAGATGGAGAAAGGTGTAGGGATGATTCTTTTTTTGGTGAGACCTCGCATAACTATCATAAATTTGATAGTGAGTATGAGAGAATGGGACGTGGTCCTGGCCCCTTACAAGAGAGATCTCTCTTTGAGAAAAAGAGAGGCGCTCCTCCAAGTAGCAATATTGAAGACTTCCATGGACTCTTACCGAAGGGTTATCCCCATCTGTGCTCTATATGTGATTTGCCAGTTCATTCTAATAAG GAGTGGAGTCAACATATCAATGGAGCAAGTCACAGTCGTCGATGCCAGCTTCTTCTTGAAAT CTACCCAGAATGGAATCCTGACAATGATACAGGACACACaat GGGAGATCCATTCATGTTGCAGCAGTCTACAAACCCAGCACCAGGAATTCTGGGACCTCCACCTCCCTCATTTCATCTTGGGGGACCAGCAGTTGGACCAAGAGGAAATCTGG GTGCTGGAAATGGAAACCTGCAAGGACCAAGACACATGCAAAAAGGCAGAGTG GAAACTAGCAGAGTTGTTCACATCATGGATTTTCAACGAGGGAAAAACCTGAGGTACCAACTGTTACAGCTGGTGGAACCATTTGGAGTTATTTCAAATCATCTGATTTTAAATAAGATTAATGAG GCATTTATTGAAATGGCAACCACAGAAGATGCTCAGGCTGCAGTTGATTATTATACAACCACACCAGCGTTAGTATTTGGCAAGCCAGTGAGAGTTCATTTGTCCCAGAAGTATAAAAGAATAAAG aaacctgaAGGGAAGCCAGATCAGAAGTTTGATCAAAAGCAGGAGCTTGGACGTGTGATACATCTCAGCAATTTACCCCATTCTGGCTATTCTGACAGTGCTGTCCTCAAACTTGCCGAGCCCTAtgggaaaataaagaattatatactgaTGAGGATGAAAAGTCAG GCCTTTATTGAGATGGAGACCAGAGAAGATGCAATGGCAATGGTTGATCATTGTTTGAAAAAGGCCCTTTGGTTTCAGGGGAGATGTGTGAAGGTTGATTTGTCTGAGAAATATAAAAAACTGGTACTGAGG ATTCCCAACAGAGGCATTGACTTACTGAAAAAAGATAAATCTCG AAAAAGATCTTACTCTCCAGATGGCAAAGAATCTCCAAGTGATAAAAAATCCAAAACTGATGGTTCCCAGAAGACTGAAAGTACAGGTGAAGGTAAAGAACAAGAGGAGAAGTCAGgtgaagatggagaaaaagacataaaagatgaCCAGACAGAACAGGAACCTAACATGCTTCTTGAATCTGAAGATGAGCTACTTGTAGATGAAGAAGAAGCCGCAGCACTGCTAGAAAGTGGGAGTTCTGTGGGAGATGAGACCGATCTTGCGAATTTAGGTGATGTGGCTTCTGAAGGGAAAAAGGAGTCTTCAGACAAAGCTGTGAAAAAAGATGCAAATGCAAGTTCTTCAGCTGCAGcgaagaaaaagtttaaaaag GTGGACAAGATGGAGGAACTTGACCAAGAAAACGAAGCAGCGTtggaaaatggaattaaaaatgaggaaaatacagAACCGGGAGCTGAATCTGCTGAGAGTGCTGATGATCCCAACAAAGATACAAGTGAGAATGCAGATGGCCAAAGTGATGAAAACAAGGAGGACTATACAATTCCAGATGAGTATAGAATTGGACCATATCAGCCCAATGTTCCCGTTG GTATAGACTATGTGATACCTAAAACAGGTTTTTACTGTAAGCTGTGTTCACTCTTTTATACAAATGAAGAAGTTGCAAAGAATACTCATTGCAGCAGCCTTCCTCATTATCAGAAATTGAAG aaatttctGAATAAATTGGCAGAAGAACGCAGGCAGAAGAAGGAAGCTTAA